CAACGCTAATGAAATAAAGTAGTGAAACATTTTCCGTCGATGACCTCTTTTAAACAGGACAGACATAAATAAGTACCCCAATCACTTAACTGGTTGTACATATTTTATGATCCGGATACTTAGGTTTAGAAGTTTGTTTATGTAAATAGTGATGTTATAATAATATTTTATTAAGTACCCATATTAATATATAATGGATTTATGTATATACTTTAACCTAAACCGTGATGGAGCGTGATGTTTAATTGGACGAGGTGCCGCTTAGTTTCTTGTTTCTTTTGCTTATTTTGCTCGCTTTGTCTGCCTTTTTTTCTTCAACAGAAACGGCGTTTTCGAGTGTAAGCAAAATCCGGCTGAAACACTTTGCAGACGAGAAACGGAAAGGAGCCCAAAAGGCACTTTACATTTCTGAGCATTTTGACAAAGCGCTGACCACCATTTTAGTCGGCAATAATCTGGTTAATATCGCTGCAGCCACAATAGCTAGCTCTCTTTTTGTTACCATGTTTGGAACAAAATCAGGTATGTTATTAAGCACCATTGTGATGACAATTCTGGTCTTGATCTTTGGTGAGATCCTGCCCAAATCGTTTGCCAAAGAACATGCCGATTCCTTTTCCCTGGCTGTTTCCAGTATCTTGTTTTTGTTAATGAAGCTGTTTGCGCCAATCAACTGGCTTTTTGCCCAATTAAAACGTACTTTGGTTAAAATCATTCATCCCAAACAGCATATTCCATCGGTTACAGAAGAAGAAATAAAAATTATGGTGGATATCAGTGAGGAAGAAGGGGTTATTGACAAAACAGAAAAAGAATTGGTTCATCGTTCCCTTAATTTTAACGATATTATTGTCGGTGAAATTTTAACACCACGCCCCGATATGATTGCTGTCGAGGTTAGCCAGCCGATTGAGGAAATTAAGCAGGTTTTCCTGAGGGAAAAATTCTCCCGTATTCCTGTTTATGAAGACAGTATTGACAATATAATCGGTATTCTCTCCGAGCGGGAATTCTTGTCCGCTTTGCTCCAAAATCAGGATGTAGATGTAAGGAGCTTGTTACGCAACCCATTATTTGTCGTTGAGTCCATGAGAATTTCTTCCCTGCTTCCGGAGCTGCAAAGACATAAAATTCACATGGCCATTGTGATTGACGAATTTGGTGGCACGTCCGGCTTGATTACAATGGAGGATGTTTTGGAAGAACTTGTGGGCGAAATTTGGGATGAACATGATGAGCAAGTGAAAGTAATTAACCAACTGGATGAAAATACTTATATTTTTTCTGCTGACTTCTCTTTGGATGAATTTGCCCGCATGACCAAGGTGGAGCTTCCCGACAGTGTGTATCACACCATTGGCGGCTGGTTGGTTGAAGAATTTCAACGTGTGCCACAAAAAGGGGAACAATTGTACTATGAAAATTTATTGCTGACCATCGAAGAAGCGGAAAGCCGCAGAGTCAGAAAAGTCAGAGCGGAAATAAAGAAATTTTCCAATTCTGAATCAAAAGCGTATGTATAGTGATGATAACACATCTTTTAAGAGTTAGTGGCTTTTACAAACCCGTTTTACCCGAGCTGCTCTCATCTTCATCACGGATGGAGAGGCGTATCTTAAGGCAGTAATGTTGAGATGTTTTTCCAACCAAAAAGAGAAAAACAGTATACCCAGTATTATGTTCAGACATGAAAATAAATAATACAGTAGTTTTTTCAGATCAAAGTTGATATAGTTGACCGGGACAGTCTCCCGGTCTTTTTGCGTAATAATCAGATGAATGCAATAGAAGTCATAATGTCGGTTTCCTACAGTTGATTGGAGACGGTTATGATTTTGATTTTCGCTGCACGTTTTGGACGTTTGTTTTGCTTCTTGCGTTGGGGTTGCGTAGTATCAACATCACTAAATTTACCGTCTTGATATTTTTTAGCCCAACGTTGCACCACATTTGGATGGATAACATACCGATGGGTCACACTGGTTTTGAATAGGTGATAGTCCCGGGTGGGGCCTGAGCAATTATATTTTAAGCAATGTATAGCAGCATTCATGGCCGCATACTGGCCAGACAGCGCTTAAACATGTCAATGTCTGCCTCCAAAGGGGGATAATACAGTCGATATCAGAGGGATCACTTTGTTTCAAACGGAATCCTTTCTCCGCAAATACGGGTTCACCGCTGTCCGGAAGGGTGTACAGTGCCAAACGCTTCAATTGAACGGTGCCTTGCTCTCTTAGCTCCAGGAAAACCCGTTTGACGGCGTGTGTAACCAGGTGATCGTGAAAACCGCTGATGCCATGGACAGGATAGGTCACAACAATGTGAGGATTGATGGAGCGGATATGGGCTGCTACCGCTTGTTCCAGCAAACGCGGATCCAACTCTTTCAACTGGCCGTCAGGAAAGTCAATACCGTCATGCCATGCAGGCTGGTCCAAAAGATTCATCATCGGGATGGGGAAAAATATACAGGATGTTCATTGATCAGGATCCTTTCCTATTTAGTTACCGGTTGACTGGAGGCCTGGCTCCGGAGAGATACCTGACAAAACAGGGGTACCGCTAACCTGGCCAAGCAAGTTTCAGATCTTGCGGTAAATGAAAAGCGCCCTTAGTGGCTGCCTTTTATTTTTTCTGTATTGGGAAATGCTGTTTTTCAGTTTTGCAAAAGGAAAGATACATTATCAACCAATCAGGGGGCTAAAGCCCTCTTTTTTGTTTAGGAACAAATATTCGCTGACATCATGTTGTCGCAATCATGTACTAAACTGTTGCCAGGAGGGGCCGTTAAAGGATAGTTCCGATCGTGAAAATAAAATTTCAGAGCGTAGGGAGGAGGGGAATGTAAGGTGAGCATCCACAAGTTCAGATTTTTCCTGTATACCCTTGCTAAAATCCTGGGTGATGTGCAAGCAGTGAAGTCAGGAGATCCCAAGAAAGTGGCCAGGCGTGTGGGACGGAGAGTTGCGGGCAAGGCCGCAGGCAGAATGCTGAGAAGGTTGATTAAATAAAGATCAAGCTATATAAATGAATTACGTATAACAATGATGATGCAAGAGTGGGGGGATGATCAATGGCAAATATTCCTTATGCTGAAGTTATTGAAGAGATCAAAAACACAATGACCAACAACGGTCATGACTACGAAGCCTCTATTAAAAGTTTTGGCCAAGTGGAAGCCTGTATTCAACGTGACCAAGGTTATCAGTTTACATTTAAGGATCATCTCAGAGGGCTCATTCTAGCCATGCTCAGCAATCAGCGGCCCTGGGGACCCATTGACCGGAATATGAATCGGATTGAAAACATATTTTTCCACTTCGATGCTGACAAACTTCTGCAGGCAGATAAACACCTGCTGGCTGAGAAGTTAAAAAAAATAAAGTGCGGAAACAGGGCCATTGTGAAGCAAATGGAAAGTTTAAATGATAATATTGGGGTATTGAGACAGATTGAAAAAGATTCTGGCAGCATCGACCGGTTCGTCACCAGCGATACACCCCATCGTATTGCCGAAGAGTTGGGCAAAGGGAACAAATATAAATTAAAACAAGTCGGTTATACCCTTGCTCTGGAATACTTGAGGAATGTCGGAATTAAGGCCATTAAACCAGATGTGCATATTCGGCGCATCATCAGTGCTGAGAGATTAGGCTGGTGTGACCATTACCCTTCTGAAAGCGAAGCCGTAAGGATACTGGAGCATGTTTCAAAGCAGACAGGCATACATATTTCTTATCTGGATAATTTGCTCTGGTTATTTGGGGCTGTGGATTATGCCAACATCTGCAACGCTCAGCCTCGATGTCACGTATGTACCCTGAGAAACCGCTATTGCCGGTATGGAAGGAAATAAGTTTTGATCAGCGCCAGTTGGAATTTGGAAGGGGTTAACCCCCTTCTTTTTGTGCAGGGAACACACATTCCCTGACATTCTGTTGTCATAATAGTGTGATAGAATGCAGGTGTTAAGAAGAACATGTTTAGTCAACTGTAGCTATGTAATTTGAGATAAAATGATTGGATATGGGTGATGAGCGATGAAGCTAGAATTTGTTGTGGAGGATATTCCTCCCAAAAAAGACGGTGCCAACTCCATGTGGAAAAAAGAAACAGAAGCGCACCGGATTGTTTCTCTCAGAACAAAAGCCCTCGAGGCTATGAAGCGGGCTGGCATGACCCGCTGTATGGATGGGTATATTCACTTAACAATTTTTATCTATTTGCCTCAAGCCAAAATTGAACGGGCTGGTGACTTGGATAATTTCATTACCGGTATATGTGACGGGCTTCAGGCTGCCCATCCAAGGGTACAACCTCATCCAGTGTTCAAAGCATCCGAGAACAAAGCAATTGATCCATTCCGTCCTCTGCTGATTGAGGATGATCGCAAAGTGATGGCCATTACGGCCTGGAAACGGAAGCTAGGTGAACATTGCCGTCCGTATTATAAAGTGCTGATTGAGGAAATTGAATCGGACCTCGGGTGAAATACCAGGTCCTGGGGTGATATAACAGGTTTAAACTTCTGCCGATATGTTTGTTCAGCAAATAGAAGACAATTTGCAAGTGATTAAACTGGTTACTATCCTCAATGCTATGTCGTCGATCTTAAGTAATGTAAAAAAACCTGGGGATCGACGACACAGAATATTCTGAACAACACTCTCAAAATCTTTTAAGTAAAAAGTTTTTTGTTCTGTATGGGAAAATGATGAAATGGGGAAGGGATTTAAACGGTGATGTCGAATAGGGTATTATCAGGTTTTTTGGGGTTCTGATCTTACCTATGAGGAATTGAAACTGCACAACGCGCCTTTTGATGCGAAATTCTTTTATGTGTTCTGATCTTACCTATGAGGAATTGAAACAAAGAAATAGAGGAATTGGTTGATGAGGATTTTAACCCTGTTCTGATCTTACCTATGAGGAATTGAAACACGGACACGCCCGAAATGGTGCCGCGCATGGTGCGTTACGTTCTGATCTTACCTATGAGGAATTGAAACGTATTTACGTATCCTAGTAACAGCAAATTCCCGGCGGGTTCTGATCTTACCTATGAGGAATTGAAACATGGGAGACGTTCCTCGGATTGAACTATTTGCTCGCGGTTCTGATCTTACCTATGAGGAATTGAAACTCTGTTTAGGTAAACATTTCTTTGCTATAATGTATAGTTCTGATCTTACCTATGAGGAATTGAAACTCGCGGAATCACTAGTATTTGGTATCCGCGAGGCCATCGTTCTGATCTTACCTATGAGGAATTGAAACGGTCGTTGTTATGGTACATTAAATCAGATATACAGCTTAGTTCTGATCTTACCTATGAGGAATTGAAACTATCGAGGATGGGTCGCGGCTCATATTCGAATACAAGAGTTCTGATCTTACCTATGAGGAATTGAAACTTGGGATGCCGCGATCAAGGCGCTAATGTTTGGGGGGTTCTGATCTTACCTATGAGGAATTGAAACTAGCAGTGACACTTGTCTAAAACTTGTCCATACACCAGAGTTCTGATCTTACCTATGAGGAATTGAAACTAAGTAACAGGGGCTTGCCCATTACAGGAGCTTGTCCCGTTCTGATCTTACCTATGAGGAATTGAAACTGTTAGGACAAGCAATTCTGGTGTATGGACAAGTTTTAGTTCTGATCTTACCTATGAGGAATTGAAACACGATCGACCATCTCCGCCCTCACCACGAGTATGATAGTTCTGATCTTACCTATGAGGAATTGAAACTCTACGATTTCTTTCGCTTGTCGGTCGGATTGTATCGTTCTGATCTTACCTATGAGGAATTGAAACTGATGACTTTGAAGGATGGGTACACGGCCCAGTAAATAGGTTCTGATCTTACCTATGAGGAATTGAAACTGGAACATATAGAACAAATCAAGTTGGACAAAGCTGGTTCTGATCTTACCTATGAGGAATTGAAACTTAAGTAGATGAGATACACAAGTGGTTTCCCGGCTACTGCGTTCTGATCTTACCTATGAGGAATTGAAACCCGCAAAAGGAAGTATTACATATGAAGAAATACACAGGAGTTCTGATCTTACCTATGAGGAATTGAAACAGCGAAGATTTTAAGACGGAGTTATCGTTGTTAATACGTTCTGATCTTACCTATGAGGAATTGAAACTTTTGTTGTGGTTGATGTCACGATCGAAAACACAACGGGTTCTGATCTTACCTATGAGGAATTGAAACACGTCACCCGACGCGTAGCCGCGCAACAAACATACACTCGTTCTGATCTTACCTATGAGGAATTGAAACTCGAAAATATACGGCCTTTTGTCGGTCTTGTCCGCCATCGTTCTGATCTTACCTATGAGGAATTGAAACGGAAGTCATGTTCAAATTCGTCTCAACATATCTGGAGTTCTGATCTTACCTATGAGGAATTGAAACGTCGGTAAACGCGAATCTGTTGTTGATCAACTACTTTTGGTTCTGATCTTACCTATGAGGAATTGAAACTTGGGATTCGGAAACCCTGTTTCTCAGGTTGAGCACGTGTTCTGATCTTACCTATGAGGAATTGAAACAATTTTCTGTATATTTGTTTTGTGGTATAATTCTTTCAAGTTCTGATCTTACCTATGAGGAATTGAAACAGCGTTTCGACACGCGGCGCTCTTTCGACATATTTGGGTTCTGATCTTACCTATGAGGAATTGAAACCTCGACTTGTTGCGTAGCACTGCACGCAAGGCGGCCGAGTTCTGATCTTACCTATGAGGAATTGAAACAACTTCCGAAGTGATCCGTTAACATAGAACCCAAGCTCGGTTCTGATCTTACCTATGAGGAATTGAAACGCGGAGGATTGACCGGATTTGCCTTTTTTGGCCGGTGTTCTGATCTTACCTATGAGGAATTGAAACCGTCGATATGCTTAAAAAAGTTAGAGGCGTCCCATTCGTTCTGATCTTACCTATGAGGAATTGAAACACGATATAGCCACTCATTTTGGTTGTGCAGTATCAACGGGTTCTGATCTTACCTATGAGGAATTGAAACATTCGTTTTCCATCGCTACTTTCGTCTGAGGCCCGTGTTCTGATCTTACCTATGAGGAATTGAAACTGTCAAATTTGCTTTGACAGGGGGTGGGAAAAGTTTGTTCTGATCTTACCTATGAGGA
This sequence is a window from Caldalkalibacillus uzonensis. Protein-coding genes within it:
- a CDS encoding hemolysin family protein gives rise to the protein MDEVPLSFLFLLLILLALSAFFSSTETAFSSVSKIRLKHFADEKRKGAQKALYISEHFDKALTTILVGNNLVNIAAATIASSLFVTMFGTKSGMLLSTIVMTILVLIFGEILPKSFAKEHADSFSLAVSSILFLLMKLFAPINWLFAQLKRTLVKIIHPKQHIPSVTEEEIKIMVDISEEEGVIDKTEKELVHRSLNFNDIIVGEILTPRPDMIAVEVSQPIEEIKQVFLREKFSRIPVYEDSIDNIIGILSEREFLSALLQNQDVDVRSLLRNPLFVVESMRISSLLPELQRHKIHMAIVIDEFGGTSGLITMEDVLEELVGEIWDEHDEQVKVINQLDENTYIFSADFSLDEFARMTKVELPDSVYHTIGGWLVEEFQRVPQKGEQLYYENLLLTIEEAESRRVRKVRAEIKKFSNSESKAYV
- a CDS encoding PIG-L deacetylase family protein — translated: MNLLDQPAWHDGIDFPDGQLKELDPRLLEQAVAAHIRSINPHIVVTYPVHGISGFHDHLVTHAVKRVFLELREQGTVQLKRLALYTLPDSGEPVFAEKGFRLKQSDPSDIDCIIPLWRQTLTCLSAVWPVCGHECCYTLLKI